Part of the Loxodonta africana isolate mLoxAfr1 chromosome 15, mLoxAfr1.hap2, whole genome shotgun sequence genome is shown below.
TTAAATGTTTGGAAGTTTTGTATGTGTAAATTGGTGAATTTCTTAAAGAGAAAGCTATTGTGACATACATCTTATCCTTTTCTTATAGCTGTTCCATAATCACAGTTTAATTTGGAAAACTTCGTCTTTCTTATGTTCAACACCATATTAACATGTTAAGGGCATATAAAATGTGTTTGCATAAAAGtttaattatattaattatacTTTTGTTTTAAGTAGACTAAACAACATTAACTTAAACAGGCAATAGCCCAAGGTTTAACTTTTCAGGGAAAACATGAAGTTAGACATCTCAGAAAGCTATTATTTTGGTGCACATGGAATGGTGTCTGTTTGTCATTCCAGCATCTGTCTAAAGGAACTGAAATGGTATGAGATCCTCAATTTGACATGGCACCAAGACTGACTTATTAATGGAATGTGTTTTAGGCACTTCAATCCAAACTTCTCATTCTTCCTCCTTCATGAATAAAGATTGGGACAGAATTTTCCAACCACTACATAGCAACCAGTGTGGCAAGTGGGTTACACATTGAAGTATTGACCCTGGGCCATTCAGGTTTGGACTGGTACAGTTGTAGTATCAGTCTGATTGTTCTGACTGATTGTATTATAGAAAGGATCTCTTGGGAGCTTAAGAATAAACGGGTTCTGTTGTGaaagcaggagtccctgggtgacacaaatgggtAAGCATTGGGCTCCTAACTGAGAGGTTGTTGGTTAGGACACACTCATatttacctcagaagaaagatctgcttCCTAAGGGTCACCAGCATTAataccttatggagcacaatgcTACTTTGCAACACAAGGGGGCTCAGAATCCACTAgacggcaacatttttttttttggttgtgagAGCACATCCAGGGATTTGGCAGGCAACAAAGACAATGACACAAAATGGCTTTCATTGCTCCATTTCTTCTATCCAACCAAACAGATGCTCCACCACCTGGATGCCAGCAACAGCAGCCAAATGCAGAGAGGAACAGTGCCCACTGTGGACAGGGGCTCCATAGAGCTATGGAGAAATTTGTGTTTTAGTTGCCCAAGGAGAACAATGTACAGTCTTAGATGCTGCATTCTGTGGTGCAGGGAGGAAAGATAGGGAACCATGAAGGTCACTGCTCTAAGCAGAAGCCTCATTCTCTGTCTCCCCATGTtacttgttgttagctgtttTTAAATTGGCCCTCAGCTCCTGGGGACTCCATCTGCAATGGGATTggacttttgtgatccataggatttttatttgttgattttcagaattaggttgccagcctttcttcctagtcagtcttagtttggaacctctgctgaaacttgttcagcatcgcAGTAACACGCAAGCTTGAACATGCAAGTTTTCCaccaacagatgagtggtggctacctttgaggtacattggctagAGTCCAACCTGGGTGTTTTGcctgaaaggtgagaattctgccactaacCAGCACTTCCACCACCCCCATATCACATATTTGTGTTCATTTTATTGGCATCAGAGCTATTTGCCTTGTGATTGCTCTAACAATGTAGAAGCCTTCTGCAAATTAGAATTTCTTTGTTGTTTtgaaatatttgaaattaaaaagtaaaatgatcTTCAAATATTTTCGACATTCAATTTATCAATGAATGGAAAATGcttttgcattttaattttttaatttaatttgtgaATTTCTGgatgatttaaaataattttaaactatTATTTTTGGATTTAGTATTTCTTGCTGTTGGTGACTATAAAAATGTTATAGTCACAATGATACAGAATTCTTGATAAGAAATTACATGTAGCTATTGAATTCACAAAACCTGGTTTAAGAAAAGTATGTTCCAGAAGCAAACACAAATTTTCATTAATAAATGTGTAGATATTTTATTTAGATTATTAtctaataaatataaataattgaaATTCGGTTtcaacataaaatatatatttttgagtTTCAAATAATTTACATTAATGtggtatataataaaaaataggcTTTTATTATTTTACCATAAAACATAAATACATATGGAAAAATTCACAGAATAAACATGTACAGTTTAATGAATAATGCAAAAACCAATGGAATCTCCATCCAGGTCATAAAATAAAATCTTGCCAGaatattttattcattatttttttctaggtttttagGTAAAGAAAACATCACCCAATAACACCAGATAAGTAAGTTTTTGAATAGCTTATATAGTCAAATTTGCCCCAGGAAATGGGCTGGGTGCACTCACTACATAGCTCAAATTTTGAGGAATGTCTTCATAGTTAGAGAAATATTTGTGTAAGCAGACTTAtttggtggtaaaaaaaaaaaaaatgagatgctgtattttatagttttggaaGTTCTTGTAAGTTTCCTTccattaaatatttggtagatttACCTTAACATTACACAGAATCGTTTAAACAATGTGTACAAAATATTTTGGGGAGAAAATACTTAGATGAGATTAGTTATATAGATATTCATGAATTCTTTGTCTCTGAATTTACTTATGTCCCTTGTGATTTTCTCCGTTCGATTCCTGTACCTGAATCATTATACTTGGTTATCCAGAATATAGTTAATCTTTTTTGACTGAACAggataaaattattattattttctcactGTACAACAGGTTTTTcatgctgacttttcagaaggaaacgtatgaaaaaataaaaatatatgcaaCATAAAATAATCAAATTTCCAGAACTggggggtttctccagcctctgatGGGCTCACAAAGCTGTGTAAGTacttcaaaagatttttttctttgcagattcTCCCCACATGCCCTATTTTTAGTCTATTTCTTGGCTTACAATTTGGGTCCATCTTATCTGCCCAGAATAAATCCGTTGGCCTTCTCTGCTTGTCTAATTATCCCTCTCTTTAAATTAAAATGCTCCCCTTTGTAAGTTGTCCTCACCCACTTTCTCATTTCTGACTGATGGGATTCTCCAGTTAACTACTGACTTTGAAGGACAGTTGCACTGGTTATTCTTGAGCCTTTGTGACTAAGGTGGCCATTTCTGAGGCATTTGTGGATGATACCTTACAACTGTTCATGCTCTTTGACTGAAGTTGGCAGCTTTTACATCTGTCAGTGACCATCTTTTAAGAGGAAATCCTGTTTAGAATGGAACGTACATTGAGGAAGCAAGGTCAAGAAAAGGATGAAGAGAAATCAGACCTTGATCACATCGTCTTACCTGCTCTCTCAGGTTTCACCTGAATCCAGGGAAACATTTGAACTTTTTACTTAAATGTAGCagcaatttaattttttaatcaaaaCTATTTTTTCCCACATGCCAATTTTATTGACGGTAATTTGACTGGTTCTATAAATGTGACTATGAAATGTACACCAATGTGAAtttaattatattatattatatagaactactcaaccaaaaaaaaaaaaagcttacataTACAAAATATCttggctgaaaaaaaaatgataaaacaaaaaattattcaaaaccATTAAAAATTTCAAAGTTAAATTGTTATTAATAAAACTATGATTTCTAATTTCAAAATCACATTTGTGGGGATATGCTAAGTAACAGGGACTACGCAATTCTGTAGTGTGTTTCAGTTTACACTGAAAAAATGTCTGAACGTCAGTAGTGGCTGGGGGAAAAGGATGGAGTGCATTGTGGTGGTAGACTCTTACCTGGCGGATgagaaatgcagaaaatattttgaagccTTTATCCTGAAAACAACTTAATTCtcactaatatttattaagtgcctactataTAATCtgctagatggcactgggttggtttggtttatataatcTGCACTGTTCTTAGCCTCCAAAGCAAGGTAGTGAACAAGACAGAAGTGGTTTTTTTCTCTACAGAGCTTATAGTTTCTAAGGGAACACGGAAATGagtagaaaaggagaaaaatgtctgactagtttttttgttttttagtgttaTGATGGAAGCTCTCCCAGGAGCTATGAGAACACAAAGAatgacagctaacatttattgactaTTTAGCATaacccaggcactgttctaagcattttgcTTGTactaccaaaaaacccactgctgtcgagacgtttccaactcatagcaaccctataggacagagtagaactgcccgatagcgctttcaaggagcacctggcagattccaactgccgccctcttggttagcagctgtagcacttatccactatgccaccagggtttccttgcttgTACTAGCTCATTTAATTGTCACAACAACCCAGTGAGAGAGATGCTATTATTACCAGCCTTATTTTATTAATGAGGAACctaaggcacagagagtttaAATCACCTGCCCAAGGTGTGATAATTAGTGCATATGGAGGTGGAATTCACACATGTGCCCTCTCACTCCGCAGCCCACTTTCTTAAGTCGACGATGATGAAGAGAGACTGAAGAATTCAGTCATTGAATTGTTTAAGGACCCAGCAGAACTTTCAAGAAGAAATTTCCAGGAAGTGTTTAAGGTACTTTACAAGGGAGGCAACAAACTAAAAACTGATTTGAGGGCATCCCAGGAGAGACAACAAATGAAGGCAGGTACTGCAAACCTGTACATTTAGCATTATATGGATATGGGAGTTTCTTTTTGGATCTGCGCTGAGGATTGTTGAATCCCTTGAGTGAGTTGAACACTTGAGTAAACACTGATCCCTCAGGAACTAAAGACAGATCATGGTCCAGGGTATAAATACAACCCACTCACTTCCCTTTTACTTGCAGAATCTCTTCCCTGGGGAAGAGCCTGAGCCAGTTCTAACCTGTTTATAATCAAGTGCACTACATCACTTAACTCACATGAAATCATCTGTGTTTCATCGAGTGGAAATGGTGACAATAATAATGATTTTTTCCCTGTTGCTTGAGAATGCTCAATATTAAAATCAGAAACTATCATCTGTTGctcaaaaatattttcagaacaTTTCAGAATATAATCTTGGGCAACATACTGTTAGAATCAGAGGAAGCAAAACATAAGAGCTTGAAATTTCATTTCCAGGAAcacaggagtaaaaaaaaaaaaattgataaagaaTCACACACGGTTTCTGTTCTAAGGTAAGTTACTGAATTCCTTCCATATTAACGTCCTCCTTGTTTTGATAGAAATTCCTGAGATCTACGATTTATCCTTTCTTGACAATTATGTGCAGTCTAAATGTAGATGGAAGAATCTGTGACATGGGGCACTTACAGAACCTCTCCCAGATTCTAGTTCCTTAGTTTTGAAATAGAAACAATGTTCATGGCTCCCAACTTGGAAGGCCTAATCTGCATCAGAAGCTGGCACCATGATCCTAGGGCCTCGGCCTCCAATTTTACTGGTAAGACGAGGGCTTGAGTGAGTGAAGAAATAATGAGAAGATAGAGGCAATTCTGTCATGGCCATCTTTCTTCTTTATCCCTTGGTTTTTCCTGCTGTCGTGTTACATAAGGCAACACTGACATTCTGTATGTAGACAATTTTGGAGGTAATCTTTGGAATTTTTAGCTTATAAAGACTCTAAAAATGGGAGGTCAGTGTCATTGTGTATCTTGGTGGTGGTAAAGGCTGATTATATGGGCCCAGGCTGGGTTACTCTCAAACATTCTCAGCATATACCCCACTCATGGGGGAGGAGATATTGTGGGAAATTCTGACTGCCATCTAATGCAACTACTTTCTCTAATCCCCAGAGGCAATCCTACAGAAAAATGGCTACTAGAAATggttcttttgtgactgaattCATTCTGATGGGATTAACAGAGCAACCGGATCTCCAATTCCCTTTGTTCTCCCTGTTTCTAGTAATGTATATGGTTACTGTATTGGAAAACTTGGGCTTGATAGCTCTAATTGGGCTGATTTCTCACCTTCACaaccccatgtactttttcctctttAACTTATCCTTCATAGACCTCTGTTATTCTTCTGTGTTTACACCAAAAATGCTAATGAACTTCATATCAAAGAAGAATATTATCTCCTACAAGGGGTGCATGACCCAGctctactttttccttttttttgtcatttctgAATGTTATCAGTTGACATtgatggcctatgatcgctatgtggccatctgtaatcCACTTTTGTATAACACTGCCATGTCCCCTAAAGTGTGTTTCAACCTTATTTTTGGTTCATACTTGATGGCATTTTCTGGGGCTATGGCTCAAACTGGATGCATGTTGAGACTGAACTTCTGTGATGCCAACACCATCAACCATTATTTTTGCGACATTTTCCCTCTGCTCCAGCTCTCCTGCACCAGCACCCATGTCAATGAGCTTGTGAATTTTATTGTGGCGGGCATCAACATTATTTTGCCCAGTCTTACCATCTTTATCTCTTATGGTTTCATTCTCTCCAGCATCCTCCACATCAATTCCACTGAGGGCAGGTCTAAAGCCTTCAGAACCTGCAGTTCCCACATAAttactgtttctcttttctttggatCAGGTGCATTCACATATCTCAAACTATCTTCTGTAGGGTCTATGAGTGAGGGAAAAATCTCTTCTGTGTTTTACACCAATGTGGTTCCCATGATGAACCCCTTAATCTATAGCTTGAGAAATAGAGATATTAAACTTGCTCTGAGGAAATCCCTGAGTAGGAAAAGGTTTTGATCAAAAACAGAATCTCTCTGCACAAGTAGTCAGAGGACAGGGAGGCTCTACATGTTTAGTTTGAATATTTTTGGTGGCATTATTCTTATCCCACAGATTCTTTCTTACCCTGGTGAGTGTTGTCTTTTTTTCAatattatttccactttttgtgGGGGTTGATTTTCACTTACTCAATGTTTGCATAATTTCTTCTTATTCTCATTTTTTCTCTTGTATAAGAATAACATTAAGGAATGAATTTATTATCACTGTATTTTCCAGTGtaaatttgaacttttttttctcttggaaaaATGTTAATGAATCTGTGAATGATGCAGTGAAGCAATTTTAGTGTGACATTATACCATTGTAGTGAAGGTCTCTTGTTAGGAACTTGTAATGCTTCATTGGATACATGAGTCAGATAATCATTCTATTCCTGTCTTTCCATCCTCCACTGGGCAGCAACATGTGTCCTTCATATGCTACCACTTCACAGAGTTAAAATGTTCCATGAACACTATCAGTTATCATTAACACTTTCTAGGTGTAAACACTATGCACTAACTTCTCAAAGAGTTTACTTATATACCTTCCTAAAGCAATATTAACACATAATTGATCCTATAATTTTTCATGGATGGGAAACTTAAGCTTGGAGGTGTTAATGATTTACATACAGTCACAAAGCTTCTTAATGATAAAAGCCAAGGGTAAAGTCTTAGCCTACAGATTTCAAGTCTACTTTGTTCTATACATTGTTTctacttcattttatttattctttatttcaGTGAACAtgaaatataacaaaacatttctaTTTTGGTGAAAGTTGACTGTGTTTTTTTCCAGGAGGATACATaactttcccccagagcaggtagtgtctttttgtttctttaggaAAAGTATTTGATCATTCTTTATGGGGGCAAGAAGATGCTGATTGGGCAAATAGACTTGGGAGATGAATGACCCAAAGAGATACTGActttttctgaaaaataaaataagatgaaTGTGAGATATTTGCAGGTGTTTTTATTTCAGAGAATAGAGGACATGGGAAAGAAAGAGGTCCAGGAACATGTCAGTAGACCAGGACGAAAGAGACACATGGGCAACAAATAAAAGGCCCCAATGTAGGGAATAGTCAATGAGCTTTCAAataattcacatttttttttaccctatTCAGTTGAGTACTGCAATTAACCTACACTGTAAAAAAAGCTTTGATAAACTTATAATGCACAATGATCATCGACTCTTGGTAGTGTTTTGGGGAATGAAGAAGGAAAAGGTGTAGACAAATTTGTGGGGAATCAGGTAGTGAGAGCACTGCAACTTTGGGAGATAAAATAGTGAGTGCTGATTGAaactgatgttaaaaaaaaattttaacaccaGTTTCAATCAGCACTCACTATCTGATGTTAGGAAGCAGAAattgagaaaacaaaatgatgagAAAATGAAAGTCCCTACCCTGTCACTTCTGGAAACTCTTGGAAATATTATGGAGATCACAGAATTTTTCTGAGCAGGAAAAAGGCTTAGGTTCTTTGTTATTAGAGAGATTTTAAGTTCAGAAAGAATGAGACCCTGGGAACAACTAAATTGCACCTGTTTTTCTGGGTTTGATATGCTATGCCCATGTGTATTTTAGGCTGTTCCAAACTCATATTACAGCTAATATAGGAATTATAATTGATGATAaatatttttcctctttattttttttcctaaattttatttattttgttgttggtaatacacagcaaaacatacaccaattcaacaaaaatcataaatgtgaaatttagtgacattgattatatttttctagttgtgcaaccattctcaccctccttttctgagttgttccccctcattaacataaactcacttccccctaaggttcctatctagtctttcaagtagttgttgtcaattttatcccatatagatagttcttaaaagggtaTAATCCTCAAGGCAGAATTTTTTTAGTAGTTAAGGTAAAGTATTTTTTGGTTTGAAGATGACTttaggggttatttttggtttaaggtttaaacaaaaatatctcagggcaatagtttaggGGTTCttctaccctccatggctccagaaagtctagagtccatgagaatttgaaaatctaTCCCCatgttcccccttttgatcagtattGTTCCACAGAATCATTGATTAAagtattcagtaatggtagccaggcactatctagtacTTCCGGTTCCAtgaaaagaaggcagttgttcatggggtcaAATAGCCAGGTATTCCATTTCTTACTCCTGTTCCTGATTCACCTTCTTCTCTAGTTCCAAGTGAATAGAGATCAATCGTTGTGCCTTGAATGGgaacttgcaagtttttaagaccccagacactatacGATGAACTAGGAgttagaagcactaaacacattattaggccgcTTAATAGGGATGCCATatgaaaccatggccctaaaaCTCTAACTCATTGAACCCAATCCCATGAAGCGTTTGGTCATATATTagaagcctcagcagctgctctttctttttatcattgttataaatatatctacgACACAAATTTTGCTATTTCAGCATTTTACAGAtgtgcaacttattgacagcaattataattTTAGGCTGTACAAcctaatcaatgcaattttcccATCAACATTAGGCCCCTTTCTCCCTACCTTCCCCTCTTCTGCTatccactaataaattttggtctctgtatatctttcttttcttgtctttttatacaaatgagatcatacaaaatttgtccttttgtgattgattgatttcactcagcatactgtctTCAGCTCCATCCTTACCTTAACTTGTATCAAGACTTCCTTTCTCCTAACTGGCTGagtgtattccattgtatgtatataccacatcttgtttatccattcattttttatggacatttaggttgtttccactttttggctactgtgtatagtgctgcaatgaacattggagAACAATGTTTTTGAATCTGTTTTCAGATCTTTTgtgtatacacctaggagtggaattgctgggtcttatggtagttctatttttattcatttgaGGAACAGCCACACTGTTCTCCACTATGACTGCATCATTTGCAttgccaccagcaatggataaatgtTGTAAGTTCACCACATCCTTgctaatatttgttattttcaattaggtttttttttttttaaaaacctttgccatcctagtgggagcgAAGTGCTATtccattgtggttttggttggcagctctaatggctaatgatgctaagcatattttcatgtgtttgttgaataTATGGGTGTTCTCtttggcaaaatgtctatttCAGTCCTTTGCTCAGTTTATGAATGGgtgatttctctttttgttgttaagttttagaaattttatatttatttgagTTATTAAATTCTTATTGGATATACAGTTTCCagagatattctcccagtcaatatcttgtctttttgattttttgttgaagacttttgatgactaaaagtttttcatttttatgaggtccca
Proteins encoded:
- the LOC100660927 gene encoding olfactory receptor 8B3-like, with amino-acid sequence MATRNGSFVTEFILMGLTEQPDLQFPLFSLFLVMYMVTVLENLGLIALIGLISHLHNPMYFFLFNLSFIDLCYSSVFTPKMLMNFISKKNIISYKGCMTQLYFFLFFVISECYQLTLMAYDRYVAICNPLLYNTAMSPKVCFNLIFGSYLMAFSGAMAQTGCMLRLNFCDANTINHYFCDIFPLLQLSCTSTHVNELVNFIVAGINIILPSLTIFISYGFILSSILHINSTEGRSKAFRTCSSHIITVSLFFGSGAFTYLKLSSVGSMSEGKISSVFYTNVVPMMNPLIYSLRNRDIKLALRKSLSRKRF